The stretch of DNA TTTTACCGGTAAAAGCCAGGATATGCGCATGATGAACAAGGCGGTCGATCATTGCCGCAGTTAACCTGTTGTCGCCGAGCACGCTGTTCCACTGCCCGAATTGCAGGTTCGACGTAATGATGATGCTTTGTTTCTCATAGGCCTGGGAAACA from Atribacteraceae bacterium encodes:
- a CDS encoding ATP-binding protein; translated protein: VSQAYEKQSIIITSNLQFGQWNSVLGDNRLTAAMIDRLVHHAHILAFTGKSFRLKQALSGVKNTGIDDAEVDET